The following coding sequences are from one Triticum aestivum cultivar Chinese Spring chromosome 5A, IWGSC CS RefSeq v2.1, whole genome shotgun sequence window:
- the LOC123103810 gene encoding low molecular mass early light-inducible protein HV90, chloroplastic yields MATMMTMSSFVGAAVLPRGSAGGLGARSLPAQDRRALVVRAQTEGPSAPPPNKPKASTSIWDAMAFSGPAPERINGRLAMVGFMTSLAVEAGRGDGLLSQLGSGTGQAWFAYTVAVLSMASLVPLLQGESAESRAGAIMNANAELWNGRFAMLGLVALAATEIITGAPFINV; encoded by the exons ATGGCAACCATGATGACCATGAGTTCCTTCGTCGGTGCCGCCGTCCTGCCGCGAGGCTCGGCTGGTGGCTTAGGCGCCCGGTCTCTGCCAGCGCAGGACCGACGTGCCCTCGTCGTCAGGGCACAAACCGAGGGCCCGAGTGCACCACCGCCAAACAAACCCAAG GCGAGCACCTCGATCTGGGACGCGATGGCCTTCAGCGGCCCTGCGCCAGAGCGCATCAACGGGCGGCTAGCCATGGTGGGCTTCATGACGTCGCTCGCGGTGGAGGCAGGCCGAGGCGATGGGCTCCTCTCGCAGCTTGGCAGTGGCACTGGGCAGGCGTGGTTCGCCTACACCGTGGCGGTGCTGTCCATGGCGTCGTTGGTTCCGTTGCTCCAGGGTGAGAGCGCCGAGAGCAGAGCCGGCGCCATCATGAACGCCAACGCGGAGCTCTGGAACGGACGCTTCGCCATGCTTGGCCTCGTCGCTCTGGCGGCCACCGAGATCATCACCGGCGCGCCCTTCATCAACGTGTAG
- the LOC123103812 gene encoding low molecular mass early light-inducible protein HV90, chloroplastic → MATMMATSSFAGAAVLPRGSAGRSGARSLPALGRRALVVRAQTEGPSAPPPNKRKASTSIWDVMAFSGPAPERINGRLAMVGFVTALAVEAGRGDGLLSQLGSGTGQAWFAYTVAVLSMASLVPLLQGESAESRAGAIMNANAELWNGRFAMLGLVALAATEIITGAPFINV, encoded by the exons ATGGCGACTATGATGGCCACGAGCTCCTTCGCCGGTGCCGCCGTCCTGCCTCGTGGCTCAGCTGGCCGCTCCGGCGCCCGCTCTCTGCCAGCGCTGGGCCGACGCGCCCTTGTCGTCAGGGCACAAACCGAGGGCCCGAGCGCACCACCGCCAAACAAACGCAAG GCGAGCACCTCGATCTGGGACGTGATGGCGTTCAGCGGCCCTGCGCCGGAGCGCATCAACGGACGGCTTGCCATGGTGGGCTTCGTGACGGCGCTCGCGGTGGAGGCAGGCCGCGGCGACGGGCTCCTCTCGCAACTCGGCAGCGGCACCGGGCAGGCGTGGTTCGCCTACACTGTGGCGGTGCTGTCCATGGCGTCCTTGGTGCCGTTGCTCCAGGGCGAGAGTGCTGAGAGCAGAGCCGGCGCCATCATGAACGCCAACGCGGAGCTCTGGAACGGCCGCTTCGCCATGCTCGGCCTCGTCGCTCTTGCGGCCACCGAGATCATCACGGGCGCGCCCTTCATCAACGTGTAG